The proteins below are encoded in one region of Gemmatimonadota bacterium:
- a CDS encoding nuclear transport factor 2 family protein, which yields MPNITVKPDCKNAPKKALLRDFISAFAHADIEGVLSPMSDDIVWNLVGDSVIEGKENVRALLEAMKGVGTSDLVIESIITHGREAAVNGVIRSNSGQAHAFCDVVQFTSAASMKIKTMTSYSIAIDDE from the coding sequence ATGCCCAACATCACTGTTAAACCCGACTGCAAGAACGCGCCGAAGAAGGCTCTGTTGCGGGACTTCATCTCTGCCTTCGCGCACGCCGACATCGAAGGCGTCCTGTCGCCAATGAGCGACGATATCGTCTGGAACCTGGTGGGCGATAGCGTGATCGAAGGAAAAGAAAACGTCCGCGCATTGCTGGAAGCGATGAAAGGTGTCGGAACGAGCGACCTGGTCATCGAGTCCATCATCACCCATGGCCGGGAGGCGGCAGTCAACGGCGTGATCCGATCGAACTCGGGCCAGGCCCACGCCTTCTGCGATGTGGTTCAATTCACCAGTGCGGCGAGCATGAAGATAAAGACCATGACCTCCTACTCGATCGCCATAGACGATGAGTAG
- a CDS encoding GNAT family N-acetyltransferase has product MHVRQAIPEDTDCLLELMKGLARYEAYIDQFAVTRESILEHGFGDERLFTAFVAEHDDELVGMAVTYSIHWTYTLRPKLVLKELFVAEAARNLGVGKALMASVTAHARSMDASEVIWTVMAGNADAEAFYRSLGGLPDRKWNNWTLRLDT; this is encoded by the coding sequence ATGCACGTCAGACAAGCCATTCCGGAAGACACCGATTGCCTGCTCGAACTCATGAAGGGACTGGCGCGGTACGAAGCCTATATCGACCAGTTTGCCGTGACGCGGGAGAGCATCCTCGAGCACGGTTTCGGAGATGAGCGTTTGTTCACCGCGTTCGTCGCCGAACACGACGATGAACTGGTCGGGATGGCGGTCACCTATTCGATCCACTGGACCTACACGTTGCGGCCCAAGCTCGTACTCAAGGAACTGTTTGTCGCCGAGGCTGCCCGGAATTTGGGCGTGGGAAAGGCTTTGATGGCGTCGGTGACCGCGCATGCCCGGTCCATGGACGCGTCCGAAGTCATCTGGACGGTCATGGCCGGAAACGCCGACGCCGAGGCGTTCTACCGGTCCCTGGGCGGCTTACCGGATCGGAAGTGGAACAACTGGACGCTGAGACTCGATACGTAG
- the hisC gene encoding histidinol-phosphate transaminase has translation MDQKLRKADAPGVKAAVRAMSGYTLVQPDCPVKLNQNECPFDVPEELKREIVDEALASNWGRYPDFVPGEVKAAIGKRHGLGPEYILIGNGSNELIQSIFQATVSTGDGVVLPAPTFTLYALMGRIAGAEIRTVHLKRDLSFDVDRLVEESAHPDVRLVDLCSPNNPTGSMITPEDTVRIAEATTGLVVVDEAYFEFCGVSCIELLDRHPNVVITRTFSKALGAAGLRLGYLAADPAVAREIEKVKLPYNVNVISLIAARKLIGQDALIEERASLIRSERQRVFEALRGMPGIKPYPSHANFVLFEAERPVAGIFHGLIDRGVLIRDVSRYPMLERGMRVTIGLPEENDAFLEALREVLATQD, from the coding sequence ATGGATCAGAAGCTTCGAAAGGCCGACGCTCCCGGGGTGAAGGCGGCGGTCCGCGCCATGTCCGGTTACACGCTGGTCCAGCCGGACTGCCCGGTCAAGCTCAACCAGAACGAATGCCCCTTCGACGTGCCGGAAGAACTCAAGCGGGAGATCGTGGACGAGGCCCTGGCAAGCAACTGGGGCCGCTATCCGGATTTTGTCCCCGGCGAGGTCAAGGCGGCCATCGGTAAGCGGCATGGGCTGGGTCCCGAGTATATCCTGATTGGAAACGGCTCCAACGAACTGATCCAGTCGATCTTCCAGGCTACGGTCTCGACGGGCGATGGGGTCGTGCTGCCCGCGCCGACCTTCACCCTGTACGCCCTCATGGGCAGGATCGCGGGCGCTGAAATAAGGACGGTACACCTCAAGCGCGATTTGAGCTTCGACGTCGATCGGCTGGTGGAAGAAAGCGCTCATCCGGACGTCCGGCTGGTGGACCTGTGTTCCCCGAATAACCCGACCGGCTCGATGATCACACCGGAAGATACGGTGCGAATCGCCGAAGCGACCACGGGCCTGGTCGTGGTGGACGAAGCCTATTTCGAATTCTGCGGCGTGTCGTGTATTGAGTTGCTGGACCGTCATCCCAACGTGGTGATCACACGCACTTTCTCGAAAGCCCTCGGCGCGGCCGGTCTTCGACTGGGCTACCTTGCCGCCGATCCTGCCGTGGCACGAGAGATCGAGAAAGTCAAACTCCCCTATAACGTGAACGTTATTTCCCTGATTGCCGCGCGGAAGTTGATCGGCCAGGATGCACTGATCGAGGAACGTGCGTCGCTGATCCGGTCGGAAAGGCAACGGGTATTTGAAGCCCTGCGGGGCATGCCGGGCATCAAGCCTTATCCTTCCCACGCCAACTTCGTCTTGTTCGAGGCGGAACGGCCGGTCGCCGGGATCTTCCACGGACTCATCGATCGGGGCGTGCTCATCCGCGACGTCAGCCGCTATCCCATGCTGGAGCGGGGCATGCGCGTGACGATTGGCCTGCCGGAAGAGAATGATGCTTTTCTCGAGGCGCTGCGGGAAGTGCTGGCCACGCAAGATTGA